In Gracilimonas sp., a single window of DNA contains:
- a CDS encoding thymidine phosphorylase, with the protein MDSKYNIVSIIRKKRDGQTLLKEEIKYLIDQYTADEIPDYQVSAFLMASFLNGLNDDESAALTESMLHSGEIVDLSHVSGKKVDKHSTGGVGDKLSLILAPIVASAGVPVPMISGRGLGHTGGTLDKLESIPGFTVDMDLARYKEIIGKHDLVLAGQTKEIAPADKRLYALRDVTATVESIPLIAGSIMSKKLAEGIDALVLDVKAGSGAFMKNTKDAIKLGEALVGIGTQFDKETIAYVTNMNQPLGFKIGNWLEVEECIDAMHGKGPSDIMEITHLLAGTMIYLGGKAKDISGGIEISRQQIENGAAFQKWLDIVEEQGGDVEMIKFPKKYTQAEYEFEIKAARDGYVSAMDSFEIGMASVELGAGRKKKEDNVDPQAGIVLKKKIGDKISKGETILTGYTNKPSTIEAASDVLFGAVTIAEAKPEEVHLVSHTIDKNGSRAFEL; encoded by the coding sequence GAAATTAAATATCTCATTGATCAGTATACCGCTGATGAGATCCCGGACTACCAAGTGAGCGCTTTCTTGATGGCGTCATTTCTGAATGGACTAAATGATGATGAGTCAGCTGCTTTGACAGAATCGATGTTGCATTCAGGGGAAATTGTGGATCTTTCGCATGTTTCCGGGAAAAAAGTGGATAAACATTCTACGGGTGGCGTCGGAGATAAACTCTCGCTGATTTTAGCCCCGATAGTAGCCTCAGCAGGAGTTCCCGTTCCAATGATTTCAGGTCGCGGATTAGGGCATACCGGGGGCACACTGGATAAATTGGAATCCATACCCGGCTTCACCGTTGATATGGATTTGGCCCGCTACAAAGAAATTATCGGTAAGCACGATTTAGTGCTGGCCGGACAAACCAAAGAAATTGCCCCTGCTGATAAAAGATTATACGCCCTTCGTGATGTGACCGCTACGGTAGAGTCCATTCCATTGATTGCCGGCAGCATCATGAGTAAGAAGTTGGCTGAAGGCATTGATGCCCTTGTTCTGGATGTGAAAGCAGGTTCCGGCGCCTTTATGAAGAATACCAAAGATGCCATTAAGCTTGGAGAAGCATTAGTTGGGATTGGGACACAGTTTGACAAAGAAACCATTGCCTATGTAACTAATATGAATCAGCCGTTAGGTTTCAAAATTGGGAATTGGCTGGAAGTAGAAGAATGTATCGATGCGATGCACGGAAAAGGACCGAGTGATATTATGGAGATTACCCACTTGCTTGCCGGAACGATGATTTACCTGGGCGGTAAGGCCAAAGATATCTCCGGGGGAATTGAGATTAGCAGGCAGCAAATTGAAAATGGAGCGGCTTTTCAGAAATGGCTGGATATTGTAGAAGAACAGGGTGGCGATGTTGAGATGATTAAATTCCCCAAAAAATACACGCAAGCAGAGTATGAATTTGAAATCAAAGCCGCGAGGGACGGATATGTTTCTGCAATGGATTCGTTTGAAATCGGCATGGCTTCGGTTGAACTTGGAGCCGGCCGGAAAAAGAAGGAAGATAATGTTGACCCACAGGCCGGAATTGTACTTAAAAAGAAAATTGGAGATAAAATCTCAAAAGGTGAAACAATATTGACCGGTTATACGAACAAGCCATCAACAATAGAAGCTGCAAGCGATGTATTATTCGGGGCAGTGACTATTGCCGAGGCTAAACCCGAGGAGGTGCATTTGGTGAGTCATACGATTGACAAAAACGGCAGCAGGGCATTTGAGCTTTAA